In Salvelinus namaycush isolate Seneca chromosome 37, SaNama_1.0, whole genome shotgun sequence, the following are encoded in one genomic region:
- the LOC120031548 gene encoding uncharacterized protein C8orf76-like, which produces MEIFGSTFDDSVFEESRAKPTVVALSSYNAKFCEAEWFWESIDTDDILEKQKIFKFRADMSYRRKNFQEALNAYTTCLSYIPDGNLAIRRDIMEGMARCCCHLGKRVEALEITETLKNEASNTCHLTGLLHLTANVHERFGDLRSQVTCLQQLCSLHPYHQWHWMKLAESYLHLLQPLSTPSGSSPLQQGDGVEPQPDFQTEEQLKEERDGVWLKACMCFVRARLLLRALKGQQSSFVLQNSERALQKADEALRCLEPKDTTLQLVSEVMSEDLVPERMREDNQDGESLAGLSLKDFEDRWWNRLVQTGVLKEDGAELPSVKT; this is translated from the exons ATGGAGATTTTCGGTAGCACCTTTGACGATTCGGTGTTCGAGGAATCAAGAGCGAAGCCAACTGTTGTTGCACTGTCGTCTTACAATGCAAAGTTCTGTGAAGCAGAG TGGTTTTGGGAGAGCATCGACACAGATGATATTTTAGAGAAACAAAAGATCTTTAAATTTCGAGCTGATATGTCGTACAGGCGAAAAAACTTCCAG GAAGCTTTAAACGCCTACACTACCTGCCTCTCCTATATCCCTGACGGCAACCTGGCCATTAGACGGGACATAATGGAGGGAATGGCAAGGTGCTGTTGTCACCTGGGGAAGAGAGTGGAGGCCCTGGAGATCACAGAAACACTT AAAAATGAAGCCTCCAACACCTGTCACCTCACCGGTCTACTTCACCTGACTGCGAACGTCCACGAGCGCTTCGGAGACCTTAGGAGCCAGGTCACGTGTCTGCAGCAGCTGTGTTCTCTCCACCCCTACCACCAGTGGCACTGGATGAAGCTGGCAGAAAGCTACCTTCATCTCCTCCAGCCTCTGTCAACACCCTCAGGCTCCAGTCCTCTTCAACAGGGAGATGGTGTAGAGCCACAGCCTGACTTTCAGACTGAGGAGCAACTGAAGGAAGAGCGTGATGGCGTTTGGCTCAAGGCCTGCATGTGTTTTGTCCGGGCCAG ACTCCTCCTCAGGGCATTAAAGGGACAACAGTCATCCTTTGTTCTCCAGAACAGTGAGCGAGCCCTACAGAAGGCTGATGAGGCTCTACGGTGTCTGGAACCGAAAGACAccacactacagctagtctctgAG GTGATGTCAGAAGATCTAGTTccagagaggatgagagaggacaACCAGGATGGAGAGAGCTTGGCAGGTCTCTCTCTGAAGGACTTTGAAGACAGGTGGTGGAACAGACTGGTACAGACAGGAGTACTGAAGGAGGATGGAGCTGAACTACCTTCTGTAAAGACCTAA
- the LOC120031545 gene encoding zinc fingers and homeoboxes protein 1-like: protein MASRRKSTTPCMVLPSSNVMEDADMQVGEGKDGAESAAEGLTDTAVVSTDPETEHDISHSSGEDGVTCTGVKRSNQPTLEQTLSDLLSDGGYTQHETEESDDPASAGISLSKTPIMKMRGKSEPKRIAVSLKAAEESDGMGESEGEQEPIEAPLGLGFLTPVEKMSPHYTESMKHSVLLNIPNMMSSEHKKSSVLSSNMSGLQLPPGLAQVLSALQAQQSAQAQLLIPVSSIPSYNQSMDTNTVLVNTYKKFPYPSVSEIMGLSAQTKFSEEQIKIWFSAQRLKHGVSWTPEEVEEARRKQFNGTVHTVPQTITVIPAHQLSAAANGLQSILQTCQIVGQPGLVFTQVGTPVTTPITLTVAGMPSHSQVPKMSSHQTSPAVSEMKRATTVQPPSLTPQENSALSADHFGMRPKKSKEQLAELKASYLKNHFASDAEIARLMTLTGLTKGEIKKWFSDTRYNQRNSKNSNVIVFHDSQSPRGHSSGTTIVIDSSDETPQSPPPTPSVKEKEPRPKTWNSFPDFTLQKFKEKTAEQLVVLEESYQKVSTPSDDELTRLRTETKLTRREIDAWFTEKRKVVEAESPELKAERMESEATSSRKGSQTPPGSRRPNRGDKNIGKKTPEQLHVLKSAFVRTQWPSTEEYDKLAEESGLPRVYVVNWFGDTRYSFKNGNVKWFFHYQSGNVEGLNGNKNRKRRIRNRGWGRSRSRKAKRSTSTEKSPPLPIIKLKSGKDILKEYYLKHKLLNEQDLDELVTKSSMGYEQVREWFAEIHKREDMVADPFGDAEVNVEQQEEEALLGENEMVPEEQDDTVVGEEDDEEEEEEEEDDDDTDESDSWEPSQGARKTQSE from the exons ATGGCAAGCAGGAGGAAGTCAACAACACCTTGCATGGTCCTGCCTTCTTCTAACGTGATGGAGGATGCAGACATGCAGGTGGGGGAGGGGAAGGATGGAGCTGAGAGCGCTGCAGAGGGACTTACAGACACCGCTGTGGTCTCCACTGACCCAGAGACAG AGCACGACATCAGTCATTCCAGCGGAGAGGACGGTGTCACCTGCACAGGAGTGAAACGCAGCAACCAACCAACCCTGGAGCAGACGCTCAGTGACCTTCTCTCGGATGGGGGTTACACACAGCATGAGACTGAAGAGAGTGATGACCCCGCCTCAGCTGGCATCTCACTCAGCAAAACCCCCATCATGAAAATGAGGGGTAAATCGGAACCGAAGAGGATCGCCGTGTCTCTGAAAGCAGCCGAGGAGAGTGACGGGATgggagagagtgaaggggagCAGGAGCCTATCGAAGCACCTCTGGGGCTGGGTTTCCTCACTCCTGTAGAGAAGATGAGCCCACATTACACTGAGTCCATGAAACACAGTGTTCTCCTGAACATTCCCAATATGATGTCATCAGAGCATAAGAAATCTTCTGTCCTCAGCTCCAATATGTCTGGACTCCAGCTCCCTCCTGGTCTGGCCCAGGTCCTCTCAGCTCTGCAGGCCCAGCAG AGCGCCCAAGCCCAGCTCCTCATCCCCGTCAGCAGCATCCCCTCATACAACCAATCCATGGATACCAACACAGTCCTGGTCAACACCTACAAGAAGTTCCCGTACCCTTCAGTATCAGAGATCATGGGTCTGTCGGCTCAGACCAAATTCAGTGAGGAACAGATAAAGATCTGGTTCTCTGCCCAGCGTCTGAAGCACGGGGTCAGCTGGACACCCGAGGAG GTGGAGGAGGCCAGGAGAAAGCAGTTCAACGGGACTGTGCACACGGTGCCTCAGACCATCACTGTTATCCCGGCCCACCAGCTCTCTGCTGCGGCCAACGGCCTGCAGTCTATCCTCCAGACCTGTCAGATAGTAGGGCAGCCAGGCCTGGTTTTTACACAG GTTGGCACGCCTGTGACCACACCCATCACCTTGACAGTAGCAGGGATGCCAAGCCACAGCCAGGTCCCCAAGATGTCCTCCCACCAGACCAGCCCAGCCGTCAGTGAGATGAAGAGAGCCACCACTGTCCAGCCTCCCTCCCTGACCCCACAGGAGAACTCGGCCCTCAGCGCCGACCACTTTGGAATGCGTCCCAAGAAGTCCAAGGAGCAGCTGGCGGAGCTGAAAGCCAGCTACCTGAAGAACCACTTCGCCAGCGACGCGGAGATCGCCAGGCTCATGACGCTGACCGGCCTCACAAAAGGGGAGATCAAGAAGTGGTTCAGCGACACGCGCTACAACCAGCGCAACTCCAAGAACAGCAACGTCATCGTGTTCCACGACAGCCAGAGTCCCAGGGGTCACAGCAGCGGCACCACCATCGTCATTGACTCCAGCGACGAGACCCCTCAGTCTCCACCGCCCACACCATCCGTCAAAGAGAAAGAGCCACGTCCCAAGACCTGGAACTCCTTCCCAGACTTCACATTGCAGAAGTTCAAGGAGAAGACAGCAGAGCAGCTGGTGGTTCTTGAGGAGAGTTACCAGAAGGTAAGTACTCCGTCTGACGACGAACTGACCCGGCTGAGGACGGAGACCAAGCTGACCAGGAGAGAGATCGACGCCTGGTTCACAGAGAAGAGGAAGGTAGTGGAAGCAGAGTCACCTGAGCTGAAAGCAGAGCGGATGGAGAGCGAGGCTACCTCGTCTAGAAAAGGATCCCAGACCCCTCCGGGTAGCCGGCGGCCAAACAGGGGGGACAAGAACATTGGAAAGAAAACCCCCGAGCAGCTCCACGTCCTGAAGAGTGCCTTTGTCCGTACCCAATGGCCCTCCACAGAGGAATATGACAAGCTGGCAGAGGAGAGCGGGCTGCCCAGGGTCTACGTAGTCAACTGGTTCGGAGATACCCGGTACTCCTTCAAGAACGGCAACGTCAAGTGGTTCTTCCACTACCAGAGCGGCAACGTAGAGGGACTGAACGGCAACAAaaacaggaagaggaggatacGTAACCGAGGCTGGGGGAGGTCTCGGAGCAGGAAGGCCAAGAGGTCAACCAGCACGGAGAAGTCACCACCACTGCCCATCATCAAGTTGAAGTCTGGGAAAGACATTCTGAAGGAGTATTACCTGAAGCACAAGTTGTTGAATGAGCAGGACCTGGATGAGCTTGTGACCAAGTCTAGTATGGGATACGAGCAGGTGAGAGAGTGGTTCGCTGAGATACACAAGAGGGAAGATATGGTTGCTGATCCGTTTGGGGATGCTGAGGTAAACGTGGAGCAGCAGGAAGAGGAAGCGTTGCTGGGTGAGAATGAGATGGTACCTGAAGAGCAGGATGACACCGTGGTGGGCGAGgaagatgatgaggaggaggaggaggaggaggaggatgatgacgaCACTGATGAAAGTGATTCTTGGGAGCCCTCTCAGGGTGCCAGAAAAACACAGTCGGAGTAG